A genomic window from Pseudothermotoga sp. includes:
- a CDS encoding glycosyltransferase: protein MDQILQEIATFIQRGDFQKAKQFVDKIDSDVDRYNVLGIIFYHEGRLDEAMDNFKKALQIDPTHDDTLFNYAKVLFENHDYFESWRYLTRIKQKTWEVYDMLGDTQLRQNNFAMTIHYYRKAAELSNLPQMKEKYQQAKDQYKRSEKLAIFCLPGLDNFIKDIADILSNIYDVKLVVTTDSKQIVEAYNWSDIVWLEWANEMAVEITNKLSKGDKKILCRLHSYEALAGYPEKINWRNIDVLILVADHMRDILEDYHSQIYKEVCDKIIIIPNGVDLNKFSFKVHSPGYNLAIVAHINHKKDPAMWLQVIGMLKKLDERYTLHIAGDFQEIRYANYFKHFIKDAGLERNVKLYGFVKNIETFLEDKNYLLSTSIHEGHPYNIMEAMARGIKPIIHNYAGAKTQWPKELIYNFLDEIVTKLTDYGSESYRKFIEESHSIEKQIHRISSLLCSQR, encoded by the coding sequence GCATCATTTTTTATCATGAAGGTAGACTCGACGAAGCTATGGACAATTTCAAAAAAGCTCTCCAGATCGATCCTACGCACGACGATACACTGTTCAACTATGCAAAAGTTCTTTTCGAAAATCACGATTATTTTGAATCGTGGCGTTATCTGACGAGGATCAAACAAAAAACTTGGGAAGTTTACGACATGCTCGGTGATACACAGCTGAGACAAAACAATTTTGCAATGACTATCCACTACTACAGGAAAGCTGCGGAACTTTCAAATCTTCCACAGATGAAAGAAAAGTACCAGCAGGCGAAGGATCAATACAAAAGATCTGAAAAACTTGCCATTTTTTGTTTGCCTGGCTTAGACAACTTCATAAAGGACATCGCTGACATACTTTCGAACATATACGATGTGAAATTGGTCGTGACGACCGACAGCAAACAGATCGTGGAGGCGTACAACTGGTCCGACATCGTCTGGCTCGAATGGGCCAACGAGATGGCCGTGGAGATAACGAACAAATTGAGCAAAGGTGACAAGAAAATTCTGTGTAGATTGCACAGTTACGAAGCCTTGGCAGGTTATCCAGAAAAAATAAACTGGCGAAACATCGATGTGCTCATTCTGGTCGCCGATCACATGCGTGATATCCTTGAAGATTATCATTCGCAGATTTACAAGGAAGTGTGTGACAAGATCATTATAATTCCTAACGGAGTCGATCTGAACAAATTCTCCTTCAAAGTGCACTCGCCTGGTTATAACTTAGCCATCGTTGCACATATAAATCACAAAAAAGATCCTGCCATGTGGTTGCAAGTCATTGGTATGCTTAAAAAATTGGATGAAAGGTACACTCTTCACATCGCAGGAGATTTTCAAGAAATTCGCTATGCAAATTACTTTAAACACTTCATCAAAGACGCTGGCCTTGAAAGAAATGTGAAGCTGTACGGTTTTGTAAAAAATATAGAAACATTCCTAGAAGACAAGAATTATCTCCTTTCAACAAGCATTCATGAAGGCCATCCTTACAATATCATGGAAGCCATGGCGAGAGGTATCAAACCAATTATTCATAACTATGCAGGTGCAAAAACGCAGTGGCCAAAAGAGCTAATATACAACTTCCTAGACGAGATAGTGACAAAACTAACCGATTATGGTTCAGAATCATATCGAAAATTCATAGAAGAAAGTCATTCGATCGAAAAACAGATCCATCGAATTTCAAGTTTGCTGTGTTCACAGAGGTGA